A stretch of DNA from Natrinema halophilum:
CGCACAGGACCCGAGACGTAGTCTCACGAGTGTCCGTTCCCGTACCACGGTTTCTGTCCCTGTGGCACGTTTCGCCTGCACGGCCAGCACCAACGAGCGCTTCGCCTGCAGGCTCAATTCCTATTGCCCGATGACCTCTCGTCTCGAGCATGCAGACAGTGTTCCACCTCATCGCCGGCGATCCGGACCAACAGAAAACTGCGCTCACCATCGCTGAGAACCTCACACAGGACGAGTCAGTCGAAATCGACGACGTCGCTATCGTCGCGCAGGGCGACGGCATCGAACCGCTGAAAGCAGGCGGGAACGGCAGCGACATGGTCGAATCGCTACTGGACGACGGCATCTCGGTCAAAGCCTGCAGCAACACCCTCGATCTGAAAGACCTCGCAGAATCGGACCTCGTAGCGGACGTCGAAACCGTCCCGTCCGGCGGCGGCGAACTGACACGATTGCAAAGCGAAGGGTACGCCTACATCCGACCGTAGGCGATCGAACTCGCAATTCGGCTCGTCACCGTCGCAGTAACTTCGACTCGTCGACGCCGCAGTAACCTCAACTCGTCGACGCCGCAGTAACCGCACGGTACGGAACTGTCGGTACGGAGTCACAGAGACTGATTCGATTACCAACCGCTTCGATCGCCGTTGCCACGGAATCTGAATGCTCTCGGTTGCATCCGGAGTTCCGATGAGCACAACAGACGGCAGCGTCGAACCGAACTCGAGGATGCGTGTCCGTTACAATCTCAACCGAGCGGCAGTCACTCGATCTCGACCGACCACTCGCCGTCAGATTTGACCTCTATGTAGCCGACATCGTGGGACTCGAACGACGACGGATTCCTGATACTATCATGGTGGAACAGGAATTCGCGGGAGTCGCTCGTCGACGAGAGGAGGTTGACGCTGATGCGCTCCCCATCGTTCTCGCCGGACGGCCGGTACGTCCCGTCGAATTCGAACGGACCGTGAACTTCGTTCCCACTGCCGCTGAAAGAAAGCGGCGGGGTTTCCCCGCTCGTGTCACGCGGTTGTTGAACGACCACCTCCCAATCACCCCCGGCCACGACGCTGAGTCGGTACGATCCGCTGGTCATGTGCATGGCCGTCTGCCCATTGTAGGTCCCCGATGAATCGGCAAAGATTGTTCCTTCGCCGCCGTCCTCGGGCATAAGTCGGACGCCGAAGTCGCCGTCACCATCGTGCGTGGCGTCGACGATAGTGAGGCCACCCTCGATAGCGAAGTCATCGGTAAGCGACTCACCGCTTCCGGAGAACTCTTGCTGGCCCGACTCGGTCGCGGGGCCCCCGTCCTCGTCGGTCTCGTTTCCGGTATCGTCTCCGCTATCAGTGTCAGTTCCGTTGTCGGCACCCCCGGTACCCTCAGGGTCGTCGGTGTCTTCGGCTACATCGTTCGTACAGCCGGCAAGCGGGAGTGCGAGACCTCCCAGTGAAACGACTTGCATGACGCGTCTTCGTTTCATCTGAGCGCGTGCGTACACTCGGGCGTTTGTTTAGTATAGATAGATTACCGACAGCGAGAACTGAGGCGCCGCATCGACGACTCAGTTACGAGAGGCTACACGACCACTGCCTGTCATCCCTCGAGGATCAGACTATCGCCGCCAGTGAGAGAACGGTCACGGGCCACCGCGTCCCCTCCTCGGTAACCGGTCTTCGAAACGTCACCGCGTCAGCCCCTCGAGGCCCGACAGCCCAACCATTTCGGCTCGACTGTACCAGCAGGGTGCCTCGTTACTCGTGCTCGAGCGACTCGAGCAGCGTTCGGACCTCGTCGGACTCGGTCTCGAGGCCCTGGACCTGCGGATAGGCCGCGACACAGATCACGAAGTCGTCGCCGTGAGCGACGGGCTCGCTAACCTGCACGTAGACGTCGAGCGTAGTCTCCTGGGCGAGCAATCGGGCGCGCGCGTCGTATCGAGCGAGCGTCGTTTCGGTACCCAGAATCGAGATCGATTCCGCGTCGACGTACTCGACGTCCTCGAGACGGTCGTACCGGCTCTGGATCAACTCGACGAGATCCGCCGTCGAGTACTCTCCGACGGGATTGAACGTCTTCCCGAGGAACGATATTTGTGGCGTCGTGAGGGCAGCGACGATAGCCGCCTGCACGCGTGTCAGCCCGAGCTCATCGAGTGACACCGACCGGTCATACTCGGCGTACCAGTTTCGAACCTCGACGGTTCGCTCGATCCCGAACCGGCCGACGGTCCGCTCGATGGGGACCTCATCGACTGCGTGTTTGCTGTAGCCGCTTTCCTCGAGTGCCCCCCCGGAGACGGTCGCCGGCGTCGATGAAA
This window harbors:
- a CDS encoding DsrE family protein, which produces MQTVFHLIAGDPDQQKTALTIAENLTQDESVEIDDVAIVAQGDGIEPLKAGGNGSDMVESLLDDGISVKACSNTLDLKDLAESDLVADVETVPSGGGELTRLQSEGYAYIRP
- a CDS encoding DUF6517 family protein, with protein sequence MTITRRQLLAAGATTGMGSLAGCTGLLRDTLSSTPATVSGGALEESGYSKHAVDEVPIERTVGRFGIERTVEVRNWYAEYDRSVSLDELGLTRVQAAIVAALTTPQISFLGKTFNPVGEYSTADLVELIQSRYDRLEDVEYVDAESISILGTETTLARYDARARLLAQETTLDVYVQVSEPVAHGDDFVICVAAYPQVQGLETESDEVRTLLESLEHE